GGTGGCGGCGGAAGCATCAGCATCGGCGCATCGGCCACCACGCGCCGGGTGCTCGCGGTGTCGGCGAGCAGATGCCAGACCAGGGCCACCAGCGCGGCGAAGATCGCCACGCCGATGGCCACACCGCCCCAGCGGCGCCACAGCCCGCCCGCGCGCTGCGTGGGCGGAGAAGTCGGATCGCGAGGTTTCACGCTCCGCCCCTCACTTCTGCTTGCCGGTCACGAGGCCGATCTGATTCAGCTCGATGCGGCGCAGCAGATCCAGAACGTCGATCACCTTCGCGTACTGCACGCTGGAGTCGCCGCGCACGATCACGGGAAAGTCCGGCGACAGCGCCTTCTCGGTACGCAGGCGCTCCTCCAGCTCCGGCAGCGTGACCGGGTACGCATCGAGGAACACGTTGCCCGCGTTGTCGATGGTGATGGCCTTGGTCTTGGGCTTCTCCAGCGCCACCGAGGCACTGGCCTTGGGCAGGTCGACCTTGATACCGGGGATGCTGGCGTTGCTGGTGAGGATGAAAATCACCAGCACGACCAGCAGCACGTCGACGAAGGGCGTGATGTTGATGCCGCCGGTGCGCCTGCGCGCCGTGAACTTGGCTGGGGTTGCCATGGCGGTTCGCTCCTCAGGCCCGGGCCGACGGCAGCGAGCGGCCTTCGCCCTGCTCTTCGGCCAGGCGCGTGACGAACTCATCGACGAACACGGCCATGTCGGCCGTGATGGCGTCCGAGCGCGAGGCGAGCCAGTTGTAGCCGAACAGCGCGGGAATCGCGACGCCCAGGCCGGCGGCGGTACACAGCAGCGCGGCCGCCATGCCCGGGGCCACCGAGTTGATGTCCACCGCGCCGGCCATGGCCGCCACGACGAACACCAGCATGATCCCGATCACCGTGCCGAACAAGCCCACATAAGGCGCGCCTTCGATGGTGGTCGAGAGCCAGTTCATGCGCTTGGACATGCGCTCGATCTCGCGCACCATCACGCCGTCCATGGCCGCGCGGATGGCACCGATGGTGGCAGCCGACACGGCGCTCAGGTCATAGCCGCGGTCATGGCGGCGGCGCATCTCGCCGATGGCCACCTCATAGAGGCGCCAGAGCGACGAATCGGCACGCACGTCTTGCGGCACCGTGTTGCTCGTGGCCAGGCGGTCCAGCGGTGCACCGGCGGCTTCGCGGAAATGCTCGATGAAGGCTTCGTTGGCGCGCGAGGTGGCGCCATAGTGGCGGCCCTTCGCAATCATGATGGCCCACGAGACGACCATCATCAGGCCCAGCAGGCCCACCACGATCCACGCGTCCAGCGGCATCGCGGCCAGGATGAAGCCGAAGTGGCTCTTGCCGGCCTGCTGCTCGTCGGCACCGAACACCGTGAGGCGCGACTCCGCGCCCTGCGAGACGGCATCGGCCAGCAGCAGCGCATCGGCGCGCGCCACCTTGGACAGGCGCACTTCGTCGATGGCGCCGGTGAACGGTGCGAAGGCTGCGGCAGGCTGTGCGCCCGGTGCGGCCGATGCGCCGGGTGTGGCGGCCGGCGCATCGGCGCCGAGCGCCGCCGCCGTGTTCAACGCCGGCAGCTTGCCCGCCAGCGACACCGTGGGACGTCCGCCCACATACAGCGCCACGCTCTCACCCTCGGCCTTCACCGCCAGGTGCGACCACTGGCCGGCCTGGATCGGCTGACCGGGC
Above is a window of Variovorax sp. PMC12 DNA encoding:
- a CDS encoding DUF2341 domain-containing protein — encoded protein: MRRILFIVLTLLSTLLPGMAHAWWQAEWSYRKPVTVDGGPQAGAIGSDAGRVPVLVRLHTGNFKFEGVSETGADLRFVAADDKTVLNHQIEQFDPLLGMALIWVDVPNVSAGTPQKLWMYYGNPKAPASGNGQRSFDPDYTLVYHFAEGAVPPRDTTAYGNNGQTPAVPVEGTVIGKGAQLGTGALMLPATPSLAVQAGGTLTFSAWVKPDQLGARQAIYARRDGAGELVIGIDQGVPFVQVNGQRSTPGQPIQAGQWSHLAVKAEGESVALYVGGRPTVSLAGKLPALNTAAALGADAPAATPGASAAPGAQPAAAFAPFTGAIDEVRLSKVARADALLLADAVSQGAESRLTVFGADEQQAGKSHFGFILAAMPLDAWIVVGLLGLMMVVSWAIMIAKGRHYGATSRANEAFIEHFREAAGAPLDRLATSNTVPQDVRADSSLWRLYEVAIGEMRRRHDRGYDLSAVSAATIGAIRAAMDGVMVREIERMSKRMNWLSTTIEGAPYVGLFGTVIGIMLVFVVAAMAGAVDINSVAPGMAAALLCTAAGLGVAIPALFGYNWLASRSDAITADMAVFVDEFVTRLAEEQGEGRSLPSARA
- a CDS encoding ExbD/TolR family protein: MATPAKFTARRRTGGINITPFVDVLLVVLVIFILTSNASIPGIKVDLPKASASVALEKPKTKAITIDNAGNVFLDAYPVTLPELEERLRTEKALSPDFPVIVRGDSSVQYAKVIDVLDLLRRIELNQIGLVTGKQK